TGCCCTTCTCGATATCAACGATATCAACAGAAACAACTTCCCCGCCAAAAGTGGCAATAGTAGTCAAAAGCAGATCATGAGTCATAGGCCGCGGAAAAGAAACTTCATTTAGAACCAGCGATATAGCCATGGCCTCCATAGCACCTATCCAGATAGGTAGGACCATGCCCAGTTCTTCATTTTTCAATACCAGAACCGGGTTCTCGGTATCATTTTCCACCGCTAGACCGTAAACCTGCATTTCTACCATGGTTCCCCCACCTTAGCACCCACAAGGGAATGATTCTTGGCTTCAGTGATCTTCACTTTGACCAGTTTGCCT
The sequence above is drawn from the Marinifilum sp. JC120 genome and encodes:
- a CDS encoding bifunctional nuclease family protein, which gives rise to MVEMQVYGLAVENDTENPVLVLKNEELGMVLPIWIGAMEAMAISLVLNEVSFPRPMTHDLLLTTIATFGGEVVSVDIVDIEKGTFFAEIMVRKDGELVAIDSRPSDAVALAVRADCPVRVARKVLDVAGTKDIEEKVEEKSSWEDDLEGLSADDFKYKM